The DNA segment ATCGCGACGCAAGCATTTTGGCCTGCACTACTAACGCCTAACTGCAAGCAACCTTGCTCGTATACACCTATCCAGGCACTTTGTTTGAATTCGGCCTGTAGATTCCCATATATGTCGTACGTTTGCTTTGTCACGGTAAACGAAACGGTCCGAATTTCTTTACTTGCACAATCGTAGTAAGAAGTCTTTGTCTGCGTTCCAGTAGCAACGCATAAGCGTCCTTCAGGGAACGTCCCGCAAACATCGAACCCAAAATCAACTGGGTTGGGAATGGAGATGTCTGAGGGAGTAATTACACGCTCTGGACTAACGACAGAGGAAGTGCTAGTAGATCCGAGTTCGTTCTCCTTCACGTATTGTTCGTAATCTTGCCAATCAGGGTCGTCAATGGTACCCGAAGTAGAAATTGGGTACCGAGCCGACGCAAGTCCCGGCAGCAGGGAAACACTGACACCAGCACCGGCAGCTGAAACCGCAAGTGACTGGAGTACGCTCCTCCGCTTCTTGTGATTTTCTTCCGACATCATTACCACGTTGTAATCGACGATATATAATTTACTACTTTATCTAATATGATTTTATTCTGCGTTTTCGTTGTGGCGTTTCCTCATACTGCTGATTTCGAAATCATACGACTCATGGTCGGGTCGGCCCTCCCTTCTCGCATGAGCGACGATTCGTCCGAGAGGCGCGCCGTGGTGCTCGCCTCCGGCGGGATGGACAGCGCGACCGCCGCCTACGAGGCGGCCGACCGCGGCTACGAACTCTACCTGCTTCACACCTCCTACGGCCAGCAGACCGAGGACAAGGAGTACGAGTGCGCTCGCCGCCTCGCCGAAGCGGTCGACGCCGCCGACTTCCTGCGGGTCGAAACCGGTCACCTCGCCCAGATCGGCGGGTCGAGTCTCACCGACGCCGAGATGGACGTCGCCGACGCCGACCTCGAAAGCGACGAGGTGCCGACCTCCTACGTCACGTTCCGGAACGCCAACCTGCTCTCGATGGCCGTCTCGTACGCCGAGGCCAACGACTGCGAGGCGGTGTTCATCGGCGCGCACAGCGAGGACTTCTCGGGGTACCCGGACTGCCGGCCCACCTTCTTCGAGGCGTTCCAGCGGGTCGTCGACGTCGGCACGAAGGACGACACCGATATCGAAATCGCCGCGCCGTTCGTCGAGTGGTCGAAGACCGACATCGCCGAGCGCGGCGTCGAACTCGGCGTCCTCTACGAGCACACCTGGAGTTGCTACCGCGAGGAGGCCCCGGCCTGCGGCACCTGCGACGCCTGCGCGTTCCGCCTGCAGGCGTTCCGGAACGTCGGGGTCCGCGACCCCATCGAGTACGAGGAGCGCCCCGAGTACGCCGACTGAGTTCGCGCCGACGAAAGAACGATTCGGCGGTCGTTCGACCGGGCCGCGGCCCGGTCGAACGACCGCGAAGAACGACCTCAGGCGCCGGACCCGCAGTCGTAGCGCCCGAGTTCGACCCGGTGGGTCGGTTCGGGACCGTCGAACCGGGTGGGCTGTTCGACGTAGTAGAAGGTCAGCGATTCGAGGTCCGAGTCGTGGCGGGCGTCCCACCGACCGCAGAGGTACGCGCCGAAGTTCGCGGTGAAGTCGGCGGCGAGTTCGGTGTCGCGGGCGCGCTGGAAGTCCATCAGGTAGGAGTACCACCTGACGCTGGGGTAGGTCAGGGCCGCGTCGGACGGGTGGTCCCACTGGACCGGCGCGTCCCGGAAGGCGTCGACCTTCTCGCCGGATTCGAGTCGACCGGGGACGACGTACCAGCCGTCGGCCTTCGCGGGTTCGGCGAACATGTCCCAGCGGTGCTCGCCGGGGTCGGCGACCGCCGCCGACCCGGCGGGCGCAGCGACGACGCCGAGCGTCGAGGCGTTCCAGACCAGCACCAGCGCCAGGAGTGTGACCACGACTCCCGTGCCGAGGCGGCGCTTCCACCGGCCGATGACCGCGGGGAGGGCGAACGCGCCGGCCGACGAACCGCGCGGGCGATTCGACCGCGAGCGGTCGAATCGCCCGCCGAGTCCCGTCGCGTCGACCAGTCTCCGGACCCGCGGCGACGCGCGCCGCTCGACGGCGTCCCAGACCGAAGGCGGCAGGAACGCCAGGAGCGCGGCGGCCGACACCAGCGGGAAGATGCCGAGCCGCATCGTCAGCGCCATCCCGAGGTGCATCCCGACGAACAGCGAGGCGAAGGCGGCCCGGGCGCGTCCCGTCAGGACCACGAGCAGGACCGACGTGACGAGCAGGCCGAGCCACACCCGGTCGGCGAACCCGAGCAGGGTCGGGTACTGGGCCAGGTAGTCGCCCAGCAGGACGGTGAGTCGGTCGAGGCTGAACACGTACCGAATCGCCTCGCCGCTCTCCCAGGAACGTCCGACGCGGAGCTTGAACGCGGCGTTGACGGCGTATATGATGACCACCTGAAACAACAGCGCGGCCGACGCCGCGCTCGCCACCCGCGGGCCGGAGTCGGCGTCGCGTCGGTCGCTCGCGTTCCCGCGCACGCCACCGCGACGGAGCGCGTCTATCGACCACCGGTGGCCGAGCGGGAGAAAGAGCCCCCAGAACAGCAGGCGGCGGAGGATGGAGTCGCCGGCGTTCAGGACGACGGGGTTCCGGGCGTGTAGCGACACCAGCAGGACCCAGGAGGCGACGGCGACCGGCGTGGTCCGGTAGCCGACCAGCAGCGCGAGCGCGAACGCGGCGGCGATCAGGAACAGCGCGACCTGCACCCACGCCGCCCCGGAGAGGGCGTGGAGTGAGAGGCGGGCGAGACCGGGCGCCTGCTCGCGGAGCACCGCGGTCGGCAGCACCCCGGCGTCGGTGTAGAAGGCGACGAGGTGGCGCGACCGGAGCGCCAGGTCGGCGAGCAGGAGCACGCCGAGCGAGATGCGGAGGGCCGCCAGCGCCCGCGCGTCGATGCCGAATCTGCGGGCGAGGGCGTCCCGGCCACCGGCGCGGAGTTTCGAGAGGAGGGCGGAGGCGTCCATGGACTGGGAGACTGCTTGAGCGGAATGACTTGTAAAGATGACGAAGTGAGCGACCGCGTCGGTCGGAGCGAAGGCCCCGTCGGCGCCCCGCGGAGCCCCCCGACGAGCACGGCCGGAAACCGGAGAAACTCGGAAGAAGGAGTGGTTATCGTGGCTAACGGGTTACCGCCGCCGGCGCGCCGCGAACGCGACCGCCAACAGCGCGGCCAGTGCCGTCACCGCAGTCCCGAAGCCGAATCCGGGGACCGCGATGCCGCCCGGCCCCTTCGCGGTGGTTTCGCGCGCTTCCACCGACAGTTCGACGGTTTGGTTGCCGACCTTCGCGGTGTAGTCGCCGGTCGCGTCCACCCGCCGGACGAAGGTGACCGTCTTCGACTCGCCGGCCGGGACGGTGACGTTCTTCGTCGCCAGGCGCTCGCCGAACAGCGTCAGGTCGACCTGCCGGGTCGCGCGCACCGCCCCGCGGTTCTCGACGGTCGCGCTGAGCGCGACCGTCTCGCCCGCCGCGAACGTCGAGGCGTTCGCCGAGAGGTCGGTGACCGACAGCGCCGACCCTTCCGTCACCGTCACGGACCCGACGCGCTCGCCCGCGACCGCGACCCGGTGATTGCCGACCGAGAGCGTCCGCCGGAAGCGGACCTGTTTGGCCTCGCCGGCCGGCACGGTGACGTTCTTCGTCGCGACCACCGACCCGTCGACCGAGAGGTCGACCGCCAGTGTCGCGCGCTTCGCGCCGTCGTTCTCGACCCGAGCGTCGACTCCGACCGGTTCGTCGGCCGCGACCGTCCCCGAGACGAGGGACGCGCCGGCCACCGCTACCGGCCGGTTCGCCCCGACCGCGACCGAGGTGAGGTCGGCGGCGCTCGCCCGGACGACCGCGGTCCGGCCCCGCTGTTGGACGGTGGTGTTCAGTTCGGTCCAGGTGCCGTTCCGCAGTCCGTACAGCGTCAGGTCGCCTGGCGCGAATCCCCGGTCGGCGAGCTGACGCTTCTCGACCGCGACGACGTACGTCGCGCCGGAGACGTCGGCGGCGTCGAGGTACTTCGTGGACACCGACAGCGTCCCGAGCGTCGCGTCGGCGGGGACCGCCCGTTCGGACGCCGGGGCGACGCCGCGAGCGGTCTCCACGACGAAGTGATTGTCGTCGTTCGCGAGGTCGACCGCGACGGTCCGGAACCGCACGCCGGTGTCGTTCGCCGCGGCCGATTTCGGCAGTGAGGCCCGGACGGTTTCGTCGCTCCGGGCGTTGCGCACGTCCACGACCGCGGCGTCGGCGCCCCGCTTCTGGACGTCGGTCACCAGCGACGGCGGTTCGGTCGCGCCTCCGCCGCCTCCGCCGGCGGCTCCGCCGCCGGTTCCGCCACCGTTACCGCCTCCGCCGCCGTCGCCCGGACTCAGCGCCCGCTCGTCGGGGTCGACCCGCACCTCGGCAGTCGCCGACTCGTTGTTGCCGCCGACGTCCGAGACGATTACTCGCGCGGTGTAGTTGCTCGCGTTCCGATAGCTGTGTCGGGCCGTGGGTTCGTCGGTCGTCGTGTCGACGGAACCGTCGCCGTCGAAGTCCCAGTGGTACCTCTCGATTCCGCGGTCGTCGGAGGCGTTCGCCTCGAACGCGACCGTCCGACCGACCCTGGTTTCATTCGGATTCGCCGACAGCGAAACGGTCGGCGGCGTCGTGTCGGGTGCGGCGACGTTCACAACCTGCGAGGTCCGGTTCCGGTTGCCCGCGGCGTCGACCACCGTCAGCGTCACGGTGTGGTTGCCCGCCGAGGGGAAGGCGTGTTCGACGCGCTCGCCGGTCGCCGATTCGCCGTCCTCGAACTCCCAGCAGTACTCGGCGATACCGCGGTCGTCGCTCGACGCGCTTGCGTTGAACACGACCGACGACTCTGCGACGGGGCCGGTCGCGCCGGTTCCGTTACCGACTTCGAAGGCGGCCGTCGGCGGCGTCTCGTCGGGCGCTTGCACCCGGATAGTCCGGGTCACCGTCGCGTTGTTGCCGCCGTCGTCGCTCGCCCGGAGCGTGACAGTGTAGGTCCCCGGTTCGCTGAAACTGTAGTCGACCTGTTGGCCGGTCGCGGTGGCGTTGCCCAGCGTCCACCGGTACTCGGCGACGCCGAGGTCGTCGCTGGTGTTGCTGGCGTCGAAGACGAGGCGCTGGCCGGCTATCGTCGACCACCCCTCCGAACCGTTCGACGGTACGGCACCGTCGACCGCGAAGGCGGCGTCCGGCGGGTCGTCGCTTCCGATATCGACGCTCGCGGTCGCAGTATCCGTGTTGTCGGCACCGTCGGCGACGGTCACGCTCGCCTCGTAGGTGCCGGTTTCGTTGTAGGTGTACTCCGTTTCGGGGTCGTCGGTCGTCCGGTCGACCTCGCCGTCGCCGTCGAAGTCCCAGCGGTACTCGGCGATTTCGTGGTCGTCGGAGGACTCGCCGGCGTCGAAACTGACGGGGTGGCCGGCCACGCCGCCTTCGGCCGAGAGCGCGGCCGAGGGCGCGGTTTCGTCGGGACCGCAGGTGCCGGTCCGAACCGTGACCGCGCGGTCCATGTCGAGCGAGACGGTTTCGGGACTGTCGAGGTCGCCCGTGAGGAACTGCCAGCTACGGATGTGGCCGGTTCGGTCGTAGTCGTCGTAGAGGGCGGCATCCTCGTTCCAGCGCGGTTCTATCGTGACCTCGACGCCCTCGCGGTCCATTCCGCGGAACGCGCCGCCGTCGGTCCGGTCGCCCCGCATCATCCAGTCGATGCTGTCTCGGGAGACGCGGTCGTCCTGGTTGCGGTAGGTGTCGTCGACCACGGCCCACTCGCCGCCGCTCGGGAGTCCGGCGAAGTCGAACGAGACGGCGTGGCCGCCGCCGTCACCGCCGAGCCGGTTGTGTATCATCACGAGGCTGACGCCGTCGGCTCCCTCGTAGAGGAAGAGGCGACTGCCGTCCTCGTCCTGGAGACTCCGCGGGCGCATGTGCGAACTGTAGTCGTACGACCCGCCGCTGTCGGGGTTGCGGTAGTCGTAGAGGTCGGTGACGTCGTCGCTCCCGCGGAGCGGCGACACCTCGACGCACCGGTCGCCTTGTACGACGACGAACGAGTTCTCGGCCGCGCTCGCGGTGCCGACGGACGAGGGCAACGGCGCGAACGAGGGGACCGCGATCGCCGAGACGACCAGCAGGAGGGCGATACCGACGACGAACGTCTTCCGGGTGAGTTGGCTCCGGGTCATGGATGAGTCGGTGGCGCGGCCGGGCGGGCGACCCGCCGGAGGGCGGCACCGGCGGGTCGCCGACTCGGCCGCAGATGTTCGGACCGCCGTCGCGCGGCGGCTCATCATGACTTCCGGCGATTCGACCCTTTGTTATACGTCGGCTGTGCGAGGATAGTCCGAGCGGGACGCGAGATAGTCCGTGCCCAACGTTCGCCGGCGGCGACGCTTAACCGCGGCTATTTCGACGCTTAACTTCGCCGGACGCGGGGGTTACTTCCGACCAAACTGGCGTTCGAACTGACGCGGCGCCGCGGTTTCGTCGGGCGTTCGTCGGTTTCTCGCGGGAGACTTGGTCCGGAGTTCGAGACAGTTCGCGCTCGCGGCGACGCGGCGCGTCGCCGCGAGCGCGGAGTTCGAGTGACGAGAAACGCGAAACGCCGAGAAACGCGAAACGCTGAGAGAGTCGGCGTCCGGAAAAAAGGAAAACCGCAATCGCGTCAGCGGGAGACGGACCTCAGTCGCGGTAGCGCGCGAGGAGCGCGGCCGCGACCAGGGCCGTCAGGGCGACCGTGACGCCGAAGCCCGGAACGGTCGACGAGGAACCCTCGTCGTCGGGGACGGTCGTCGCGGTCTGGTCGTTCGTCTCGACTGCGGTGGTTTCGAGGCTCTCGACCGTCAC comes from the Halorussus vallis genome and includes:
- a CDS encoding HTTM domain-containing protein, with product MDASALLSKLRAGGRDALARRFGIDARALAALRISLGVLLLADLALRSRHLVAFYTDAGVLPTAVLREQAPGLARLSLHALSGAAWVQVALFLIAAAFALALLVGYRTTPVAVASWVLLVSLHARNPVVLNAGDSILRRLLFWGLFLPLGHRWSIDALRRGGVRGNASDRRDADSGPRVASAASAALLFQVVIIYAVNAAFKLRVGRSWESGEAIRYVFSLDRLTVLLGDYLAQYPTLLGFADRVWLGLLVTSVLLVVLTGRARAAFASLFVGMHLGMALTMRLGIFPLVSAAALLAFLPPSVWDAVERRASPRVRRLVDATGLGGRFDRSRSNRPRGSSAGAFALPAVIGRWKRRLGTGVVVTLLALVLVWNASTLGVVAAPAGSAAVADPGEHRWDMFAEPAKADGWYVVPGRLESGEKVDAFRDAPVQWDHPSDAALTYPSVRWYSYLMDFQRARDTELAADFTANFGAYLCGRWDARHDSDLESLTFYYVEQPTRFDGPEPTHRVELGRYDCGSGA
- a CDS encoding COG1470 family protein, giving the protein MTRSQLTRKTFVVGIALLLVVSAIAVPSFAPLPSSVGTASAAENSFVVVQGDRCVEVSPLRGSDDVTDLYDYRNPDSGGSYDYSSHMRPRSLQDEDGSRLFLYEGADGVSLVMIHNRLGGDGGGHAVSFDFAGLPSGGEWAVVDDTYRNQDDRVSRDSIDWMMRGDRTDGGAFRGMDREGVEVTIEPRWNEDAALYDDYDRTGHIRSWQFLTGDLDSPETVSLDMDRAVTVRTGTCGPDETAPSAALSAEGGVAGHPVSFDAGESSDDHEIAEYRWDFDGDGEVDRTTDDPETEYTYNETGTYEASVTVADGADNTDTATASVDIGSDDPPDAAFAVDGAVPSNGSEGWSTIAGQRLVFDASNTSDDLGVAEYRWTLGNATATGQQVDYSFSEPGTYTVTLRASDDGGNNATVTRTIRVQAPDETPPTAAFEVGNGTGATGPVAESSVVFNASASSDDRGIAEYCWEFEDGESATGERVEHAFPSAGNHTVTLTVVDAAGNRNRTSQVVNVAAPDTTPPTVSLSANPNETRVGRTVAFEANASDDRGIERYHWDFDGDGSVDTTTDEPTARHSYRNASNYTARVIVSDVGGNNESATAEVRVDPDERALSPGDGGGGGNGGGTGGGAAGGGGGGATEPPSLVTDVQKRGADAAVVDVRNARSDETVRASLPKSAAANDTGVRFRTVAVDLANDDNHFVVETARGVAPASERAVPADATLGTLSVSTKYLDAADVSGATYVVAVEKRQLADRGFAPGDLTLYGLRNGTWTELNTTVQQRGRTAVVRASAADLTSVAVGANRPVAVAGASLVSGTVAADEPVGVDARVENDGAKRATLAVDLSVDGSVVATKNVTVPAGEAKQVRFRRTLSVGNHRVAVAGERVGSVTVTEGSALSVTDLSANASTFAAGETVALSATVENRGAVRATRQVDLTLFGERLATKNVTVPAGESKTVTFVRRVDATGDYTAKVGNQTVELSVEARETTAKGPGGIAVPGFGFGTAVTALAALLAVAFAARRRR
- the queC gene encoding 7-cyano-7-deazaguanine synthase QueC, with the translated sequence MSDDSSERRAVVLASGGMDSATAAYEAADRGYELYLLHTSYGQQTEDKEYECARRLAEAVDAADFLRVETGHLAQIGGSSLTDAEMDVADADLESDEVPTSYVTFRNANLLSMAVSYAEANDCEAVFIGAHSEDFSGYPDCRPTFFEAFQRVVDVGTKDDTDIEIAAPFVEWSKTDIAERGVELGVLYEHTWSCYREEAPACGTCDACAFRLQAFRNVGVRDPIEYEERPEYAD